One stretch of Shewanella sp. Arc9-LZ DNA includes these proteins:
- a CDS encoding TonB-dependent receptor: MLLFKPSLLTLALVAAGASMSAYAADDVNTTDTAEENIEVIQVTGIRRSLQESQSLKMSSSSIVEAISAEDIGKLPDVSIAESLARLPGIAAQRLDGRANVISIRGLGPDFTTATLNGREQASVNDNRGVEFDQYPSELLNRVVVYKTPDASVMAQAIGGTVDMQTISPLTHGEQTIAMSLRGEMNDLGSLNSGSSDTGYRGSISYIDQFADDTIGIALGYARMMSPNQEERWQAWGYPENDAGDSVLGGAKPFVRSSELERDGVLAVFEYAPNDQFTSVVDVYYTKFTDDQRLRGIEIPAAWGTNGGVTATKTENGLVTEGTINGAEVVIRNDVNKRDAESLSIGWNNKFTINDNWRVEADIALSKAERTDIGMESYSGTGRGTGVGAVDDLGFAYNGEGGYNFTHDLNYADPNLIKLGDPLGWGSPLGANTQDGFINKPEIDDELTSFRLSAEYVFDEGAVRSVEFGVNRTNRDKSKLDKGYYLTLAGYDGTDNYLESVPEQYLLSPTSLDFFGMGDVLSYDSLAFYNAGGYTETDVADVDLSRATNSWSVSEEVSTAYVKANLESELFGLPLIGNIGLQAVYTDQSSDGTAAKVENNIVELLPRTAGDTYLEWLPSINLGFEVADGQMLRLAAARTLTRARMDKMNANVNYSYSQNPNDGVNWSGNSGNPQLRPWLARQYDISYENYFSDQGYFSLAVFYKDLETYVFNDDSTLDFSTFLPQNPGDNPIGSISQPQNGNGGYVRGVEASVSLDFGTFADSLDGFGTILSGSYNESEVKETADSEPQQLEGLSKKTFNATVYYENAGFEARISSRYRSDFLGEVTAISLTRVNVNVKAETVVDAQIGYDFTESGIDALYGLSVQFQVNNLTNEPFTSYTGEDARHVRDYQNYGRNFMLGANYKF; this comes from the coding sequence ATGTTGCTATTTAAACCGAGCCTACTTACGCTAGCGTTAGTTGCTGCAGGTGCAAGCATGAGTGCTTACGCTGCTGATGACGTTAATACTACTGATACTGCCGAAGAAAATATTGAAGTGATTCAAGTCACTGGTATTCGTCGCAGCTTACAAGAATCACAATCACTAAAAATGTCTTCATCATCCATTGTTGAAGCCATTTCTGCCGAAGACATTGGTAAATTACCTGATGTCAGTATTGCAGAGTCACTTGCTCGCCTACCCGGTATTGCAGCGCAACGCCTTGACGGTCGCGCTAACGTCATATCAATTCGAGGTTTAGGCCCAGATTTTACTACCGCGACATTAAACGGCCGTGAACAAGCCTCGGTTAACGATAACCGTGGTGTCGAGTTTGACCAATACCCTTCTGAATTATTAAATCGTGTAGTGGTATATAAAACCCCTGATGCGTCTGTCATGGCTCAAGCCATCGGCGGCACCGTTGATATGCAAACAATTAGCCCGCTGACCCATGGTGAGCAAACTATTGCCATGTCGCTTCGTGGCGAAATGAACGACTTAGGTTCACTTAACAGTGGCTCAAGTGACACCGGTTATCGTGGCAGTATTTCATACATCGACCAGTTTGCAGACGACACTATCGGTATTGCGTTAGGTTATGCCCGCATGATGTCACCAAACCAAGAAGAACGCTGGCAGGCATGGGGTTACCCAGAAAATGATGCCGGTGACAGTGTTTTAGGTGGCGCAAAACCATTTGTTCGTTCAAGCGAATTAGAACGTGACGGTGTATTAGCTGTATTTGAATACGCACCTAACGACCAATTCACTTCAGTTGTTGATGTGTATTACACCAAATTTACTGATGACCAACGTTTACGCGGTATCGAAATTCCTGCTGCTTGGGGTACTAACGGTGGTGTAACAGCAACTAAAACAGAAAATGGTTTAGTGACTGAAGGTACCATTAATGGCGCTGAAGTCGTCATCCGTAACGATGTTAACAAGCGTGATGCTGAATCACTGTCAATTGGTTGGAACAACAAGTTCACCATTAATGACAATTGGCGCGTTGAAGCAGATATCGCTTTATCAAAAGCTGAACGTACCGATATTGGTATGGAAAGTTATAGCGGTACAGGCCGTGGCACCGGTGTTGGCGCGGTTGATGACCTAGGTTTTGCATATAATGGTGAAGGTGGTTACAACTTCACTCATGATCTTAATTATGCAGATCCAAACCTAATTAAATTAGGCGACCCACTGGGTTGGGGAAGCCCGCTTGGTGCCAATACTCAAGATGGTTTTATTAACAAACCCGAAATTGATGATGAATTAACATCATTCCGCTTAAGTGCTGAATATGTGTTTGATGAAGGCGCTGTGCGCAGCGTTGAGTTTGGTGTTAACCGCACTAATCGCGATAAAAGTAAGTTAGACAAAGGTTATTACCTAACGTTAGCGGGTTATGACGGTACAGATAACTACTTAGAATCTGTGCCAGAGCAATATTTATTATCGCCAACCTCACTCGATTTTTTCGGCATGGGTGATGTGCTCAGTTACGATTCGTTAGCCTTTTACAATGCGGGCGGTTATACCGAAACTGACGTTGCAGATGTCGATTTATCACGTGCAACCAACTCTTGGTCTGTATCAGAAGAAGTGTCAACGGCCTATGTTAAAGCCAACTTAGAGTCAGAACTATTTGGTTTACCTTTGATAGGTAATATTGGCTTGCAAGCCGTCTATACAGATCAAAGTTCAGACGGCACTGCAGCTAAAGTTGAAAATAATATTGTTGAGTTACTTCCTCGTACCGCAGGCGATACATATCTTGAATGGTTACCAAGTATTAACTTAGGTTTTGAAGTTGCCGATGGCCAAATGCTACGTTTAGCCGCTGCGCGTACATTAACCCGTGCGCGTATGGATAAAATGAATGCTAACGTCAATTATAGTTACAGCCAAAATCCTAATGATGGTGTTAACTGGTCTGGTAACTCGGGTAACCCCCAACTTCGACCTTGGTTAGCGCGTCAATATGACATTAGCTATGAAAACTACTTTAGTGATCAAGGTTATTTTTCCTTAGCTGTATTCTATAAAGACCTAGAAACCTATGTTTTTAACGACGACTCTACTTTAGACTTCAGCACGTTTTTACCGCAAAACCCAGGTGACAACCCGATTGGTAGTATCAGCCAACCTCAAAACGGTAATGGCGGTTATGTTCGTGGTGTTGAAGCCTCAGTTTCTCTAGATTTCGGTACATTTGCGGATTCGCTTGATGGTTTTGGTACTATTTTAAGTGGTTCGTACAACGAAAGTGAAGTGAAAGAAACCGCTGACAGTGAACCTCAACAACTTGAAGGTCTTTCTAAAAAAACCTTCAATGCCACTGTTTACTATGAAAATGCTGGCTTCGAAGCACGTATTAGCTCACGTTACCGTAGTGACTTCTTAGGTGAAGTCACCGCAATCAGCTTGACTCGTGTCAACGTAAACGTAAAAGCTGAAACAGTTGTTGACGCCCAAATTGGTTATGACTTTACCGAAAGCGGTATCGATGCTCTTTACGGCTTATCGGTTCAGTTCCAAGTAAACAACTTAACCAATGAGCCATTTACATCGTACACAGGTGAAGATGCACGTCACGTGCGTGATTATCAAAACTACGGTCGTAACTTTATGTTAGGCGCAAACTACAAGTTCTAA
- a CDS encoding alpha-glucosidase family protein: MDQVTWWRGGVVYQIYPRSLMDSNGDGVGDLQGIIAKLDYIASLNVDAIWISPFFKSPMKDFGYDISDYLEIDPLFGTMADFDQLIEKAHQLNIKVVIDQVLSHTSDQHDWFEQSRQSRDKDKADWYVWADPKDDGSAPNNWLAIFGGCAWEWEPRRQQYYLHNFLKSQPDLNFHCPQVRQAVLDNVEFWLKKGVDGFRLDAITFCYHDEQLRDNPAKPKDKRQGRGFSEDNPYAYQYHYYNNTRPQTVGFIEELRALINRYPGAVTLGEVSSEDSLATMAEYTQGDDRLHMAYSFELLTDDFSAAYIRQTVEELEASIGDGWPCWAIGNHDVKRVASRWGKDSVNPTMVKMLNAMLFSLRGSVCSYQGEELGLTEAPIEFNQLQDPFGIAFWPMFKGRDGCRTPMPWVKEAPNAGFSDATPWLPIDPLHNNSAVDVQEADQDSILNSYRHFLQWRKQQHILIEGDIQFIDSHPDVLAFIRSQDQQRMLVLFNLSAMQQTFDLKALRLSSTLDGHGLLSGMQDKQHPATIVLPSYASFYGLLAK, translated from the coding sequence ATGGATCAGGTAACCTGGTGGCGCGGTGGAGTGGTATATCAAATCTATCCACGCAGTTTAATGGATTCTAATGGTGACGGTGTTGGCGACTTACAGGGCATCATTGCTAAACTTGATTATATTGCCAGTTTAAACGTTGATGCTATTTGGATTTCGCCTTTTTTCAAATCACCGATGAAAGACTTTGGTTACGACATTAGTGATTATCTTGAAATAGACCCACTGTTTGGCACCATGGCCGACTTTGATCAACTTATTGAGAAAGCCCATCAATTAAATATAAAAGTGGTGATTGACCAAGTACTCAGTCACACCTCAGATCAGCATGATTGGTTCGAGCAAAGTCGTCAAAGCCGTGATAAAGATAAAGCAGACTGGTACGTGTGGGCCGATCCTAAAGATGATGGCAGTGCGCCAAACAATTGGCTCGCTATTTTTGGCGGTTGTGCATGGGAATGGGAACCACGCCGTCAGCAATACTATTTGCATAATTTTCTTAAAAGTCAGCCAGATTTGAATTTCCATTGTCCGCAGGTTCGTCAAGCTGTGCTGGATAATGTTGAATTTTGGCTTAAAAAAGGCGTTGATGGTTTCCGTCTCGATGCGATTACATTCTGTTATCACGATGAACAATTACGCGATAACCCCGCTAAACCAAAAGATAAGCGTCAAGGCCGTGGCTTCAGTGAAGATAACCCGTATGCTTACCAATACCATTACTACAATAATACTCGTCCACAAACCGTTGGCTTTATTGAAGAGTTACGCGCATTAATTAATCGTTACCCTGGCGCGGTTACCTTAGGTGAAGTGTCATCTGAAGATTCACTTGCCACGATGGCAGAATACACTCAAGGCGATGACCGTTTACACATGGCCTACAGTTTTGAGTTGTTAACCGATGATTTTAGCGCGGCTTATATTCGCCAAACTGTTGAAGAACTGGAAGCCAGTATTGGTGATGGTTGGCCATGTTGGGCTATCGGCAATCATGATGTGAAGCGGGTTGCATCACGCTGGGGTAAAGATAGTGTTAACCCAACGATGGTGAAAATGCTCAATGCGATGTTGTTTTCATTACGCGGCAGTGTGTGTAGTTATCAGGGTGAAGAATTAGGCTTAACGGAAGCACCGATTGAGTTTAATCAATTACAAGACCCCTTCGGCATAGCATTTTGGCCGATGTTTAAAGGCCGTGATGGATGTCGCACGCCAATGCCTTGGGTAAAAGAAGCACCTAATGCAGGTTTTAGTGACGCAACACCTTGGCTACCAATAGATCCGTTACACAATAATAGTGCCGTAGATGTACAAGAAGCCGATCAAGATTCGATACTGAACAGTTATCGTCATTTTTTACAGTGGCGTAAACAGCAACATATCCTGATTGAAGGTGATATTCAGTTTATTGATAGCCATCCTGATGTATTAGCGTTCATCCGCAGTCAAGATCAACAACGGATGCTAGTTCTGTTTAACTTGTCAGCAATGCAACAAACCTTTGACCTAAAAGCGTTACGTTTATCTTCGACCTTAGATGGACATGGGTTACTCAGTGGCATGCAAGATAAACAGCATCCTGCGACTATCGTATTACCAAGTTATGCCAGTTTTTATGGCTTGCTTGCTAAGTAG
- a CDS encoding sugar MFS transporter, translating into MASSMQSTQQTTVTGGSGSYRFALVSLTSLFFMWGFITCLNDILIPHLKAVFSLNYTEAMLIQFCFFGAYFLVSLPAGKLVKKLGYQKGIVTGLVIACIGCLLFYPAAAFATYGLFLGALFVLASGITILQVAANPYVNALGSVETASSRLNLTQAFNALGTTVAPFFGAVLILSVASGAIDGLSQAQSEAEVVKLPYLILAAMLGLLALIFSKLNLPTIAEHSDDSATGVITHNGKTSALQSIHLVLGAVGIFVYVGAEVSIGSFLVNFLGEEQVAGLQEAEAAKYITYYWGGAMIGRFVGSVIMQKIPAGTLLAFNAFVAAALVLVAMNSTGAVAMWSILAVGLFNSIMFPTIFSLALRDLGPHTSQGSGILCLAIVGGAIVPLLQGVMADSMGLQVAFILPVVCYAFILFYGAKGSRM; encoded by the coding sequence ATGGCTTCATCAATGCAAAGTACTCAACAAACAACAGTGACCGGAGGCAGCGGTAGTTATCGCTTTGCACTTGTGTCATTAACTTCACTGTTTTTCATGTGGGGATTTATTACCTGTTTAAATGATATTCTAATTCCACATTTAAAAGCGGTGTTCTCGCTTAATTACACCGAAGCGATGTTGATTCAATTTTGTTTCTTTGGGGCGTACTTTTTAGTCTCATTACCAGCAGGTAAGTTAGTCAAAAAATTAGGTTATCAAAAAGGCATCGTCACTGGGCTTGTTATTGCTTGTATCGGGTGTTTGTTATTTTATCCTGCTGCAGCGTTTGCAACGTATGGATTATTCCTTGGTGCACTGTTTGTATTGGCGTCTGGGATCACCATTTTACAAGTGGCGGCAAACCCTTATGTCAATGCGTTAGGCAGCGTTGAAACCGCATCAAGTCGTTTAAACCTAACTCAAGCATTTAATGCATTAGGCACGACAGTTGCTCCATTCTTTGGTGCTGTATTGATATTATCTGTTGCATCTGGCGCAATAGATGGCTTAAGCCAAGCGCAATCAGAAGCAGAAGTGGTTAAGCTTCCATACCTTATTTTGGCTGCAATGTTAGGCTTACTCGCGTTAATTTTTTCAAAACTCAATTTACCTACCATTGCTGAACACAGCGATGATTCAGCGACTGGCGTGATAACGCATAATGGCAAAACAAGTGCCTTACAAAGCATCCATTTGGTGTTAGGTGCTGTAGGTATTTTTGTCTATGTTGGTGCTGAAGTGTCTATTGGTAGTTTTTTAGTTAACTTTTTAGGCGAAGAGCAAGTTGCCGGTTTACAAGAAGCAGAAGCCGCTAAATATATCACCTACTATTGGGGCGGGGCGATGATAGGCCGTTTTGTCGGTTCGGTTATTATGCAAAAAATTCCAGCAGGTACTTTGTTAGCCTTTAATGCCTTTGTTGCCGCTGCACTGGTGTTAGTGGCAATGAACAGTACTGGCGCAGTGGCCATGTGGTCTATCTTGGCAGTTGGATTGTTTAATTCGATTATGTTCCCAACTATCTTTAGCTTAGCACTCCGAGATTTAGGCCCACACACCTCACAAGGCAGTGGCATATTATGTTTAGCCATTGTTGGCGGCGCAATTGTACCGTTATTACAGGGTGTGATGGCCGATAGTATGGGCTTACAAGTGGCGTTTATTTTACCGGTTGTGTGTTACGCGTTTATTTTATTCTATGGTGCTAAAGGCTCAAGAATGTAA